DNA sequence from the Fibrobacter sp. genome:
AGGGAAGCCGCATCGTAGATATCAGCGCCACGCTGTTCTATGGCAAGCCAGGCAGGAACCGCAAAAGTTGTAGGCAAAATGCAGGACAGCCCTTTCATCCAGGCAGGAATCAAATAGGAAGGCCAGCTAAAGTTGGCAAGGAAAAGTATCGGGATGCTCATGTACAAAAACAGCTGCATGCTGGATTCTCGACGGAGAAAAACCTGAGAAAGAACCATCCCGAAATTGATGGTGGAGAAAAGGAACACAATGGCAAAAGCCACCATTGGAAGGACTTCCCCACGACGGGGGAAGCTGAACACATTGTAGATGACAAAGTGGTAGAAAAGGATAAAGGAACAGTAATGAACAAAATAGGCAAAGGAACGGCCAAAATAGCGGTAGGGCATCTTTTCGTTTTCCACAACGCTATCCCGGAACTTGCCTCGGAACTTTCTGTGAGCGCGGGCGCCACCGAGAATACAGATACCTATCACCAGCGTCTGTTGCAAGATAAGAACCAGCACACTTGGGACAACATAATTGGAATAGCTGCCCGTGTTGTTATACATGGTCTGGATACTGATAGGAACAGGATCTCGCATTGCCATGGCCTTGGCTGCCGGGGCCTTCTTGCCCAAGGCAATCCGTTTCACCTTTGTAGTTGCTCCAACAGTAAGGGCGCATGTGGTAAAGGCTGTCCCGATATTGCCATGGAGCATCACGTAAGCCCCATGGGTAAATACATTCACATCCACGTCGCCGCCATTGCGCAATGTCTTTTCCATGTCCTGGGGAATGACCATGAAGCCGAAAATATCTTCGCGGGCCAAGGCCTCTTCTGCCTCGCGAATATCCGAATAGATGTAACGAACATCGATCTGCTGAGCGGCAGCGGACATCTGCGTTAACTGGCGAGACATGACCGTATGATCCAAGTCCACAACAGCCACGGGAGCCTTAGTCACCGTCTGGTTCATGTAAGGAGTTGGATAATAGAAAGCGTAAAGTACACCAGCCACCACAAGCAGCAGCATGGCGGCAGGATCCGTATAGAACAGTTTCCATTCCGCAAAGGCAACCTTGAACAAGCGCTTAAAGAGATCAATCATCGTCAACCTCCTCGACGCCAGCAGATTCATGATTTGCAGCCCGTTTCCAGCGCATAAACATTAGACGGCCAGCAAGAAGGTGCCAGAACAAGGCCATGCCCAACAGGATTTCAATGGATTCCCACGCATGAGCCTTACCGATGGGACCAAGCAACATGGCCGCCTGAGCCTTCAGGATATGGGTCAGGGGCAACATAAAGGCAAAGCAGCGAACCGCAAAGGGCATGGCCATCAGCGGGAAGGTCTGCCCGGCGAAAGCGAAGGCCGGGCCTGCGATAACGCCGGCGGCACTGGAGGACATACGCATGTTTCCTGTAATCCCGACAAAAGCCGCACCCAAGCCTGTACAAGCTAGAACCATCGCCAGGTGGCCTGCGGACACCACAATGAACTCATCCAACGTCATGGGCGTAAGGAACCGATGGGTATAGGCGTACACAGCCATCAGCGACAGCCACAGGATGACAACTAGCGGCAAGATGGAGGCTAGGCCCAAAACAACACGGGAACCGCCGGCGGCGTCCAGAAATTCCTTGACGCGCCTATCGCGGAACGGATAGCTCATGATGTAGACCGCAACAAGAATGGCTGCCAAGTGGAACACCGCTGTAACAAGGCCCATCCCGAGGAAGCCCTGGTAGTTTCCGCTGGTATTGCCCACGGACTGCAGCTGGACACGAACAGGCTCT
Encoded proteins:
- a CDS encoding ABC transporter permease; the protein is MIDLFKRLFKVAFAEWKLFYTDPAAMLLLVVAGVLYAFYYPTPYMNQTVTKAPVAVVDLDHTVMSRQLTQMSAAAQQIDVRYIYSDIREAEEALAREDIFGFMVIPQDMEKTLRNGGDVDVNVFTHGAYVMLHGNIGTAFTTCALTVGATTKVKRIALGKKAPAAKAMAMRDPVPISIQTMYNNTGSYSNYVVPSVLVLILQQTLVIGICILGGARAHRKFRGKFRDSVVENEKMPYRYFGRSFAYFVHYCSFILFYHFVIYNVFSFPRRGEVLPMVAFAIVFLFSTINFGMVLSQVFLRRESSMQLFLYMSIPILFLANFSWPSYLIPAWMKGLSCILPTTFAVPAWLAIEQRGADIYDAASLLYPLAIQAVFYLLLGLVLTRIRDKTGLKTGDM
- a CDS encoding ABC transporter permease; amino-acid sequence: MLKDFFRTIRKLYFSHNLVLWLIMLVLPVGVSVFMVGVFSAEIIQHIPVGIVKQDRSQLADELEQGLRASPVIDVRLVCAELSECEHAVVRGDLQAFIVLPYEMERRALRMETPVVPIYSSGQNYLTNTFATKEIRTVFSTIGANIFTKSMAEPVRVQLQSVGNTSGNYQGFLGMGLVTAVFHLAAILVAVYIMSYPFRDRRVKEFLDAAGGSRVVLGLASILPLVVILWLSLMAVYAYTHRFLTPMTLDEFIVVSAGHLAMVLACTGLGAAFVGITGNMRMSSSAAGVIAGPAFAFAGQTFPLMAMPFAVRCFAFMLPLTHILKAQAAMLLGPIGKAHAWESIEILLGMALFWHLLAGRLMFMRWKRAANHESAGVEEVDDD